The following are encoded together in the Fundidesulfovibrio putealis DSM 16056 genome:
- a CDS encoding MFS transporter translates to MRPSPFRLLCGAGFLAILSTTMAKNPVLPLFAAHLGAGPEGVGLVSALSPLAGVLVGIPGGLCSDRFGRRRMLLASSLIFASAPFAYLLVSGVWGLALARFYHGLATGIFMPVAQAAVADAFDAARGEKLGTFSSATLAGRFVAPMLGGAALWMGYSGVYVLCGLAGIGAMLLAWKLPNFEGQERGAQKCRPPFRDSLRELLASRGILAGCLLEAGILFAYGSFEAFLPIVSQERGHPAWLTGALFSAQVVTVALTKPFFGRLSDRHGRMGQMLGGAALTAGACAAIPFAPGLGSLFALSVLLGLALSVATSATSAFVADLSRRENRGGAMGLLGSIMDVGHSTGPLVAGCAAALFGSAGAFATGAAVLLAVAAWVWAGPGRMKT, encoded by the coding sequence ATGCGTCCCTCCCCGTTTAGGCTGCTGTGCGGGGCGGGGTTCCTGGCCATCCTGTCCACCACCATGGCCAAGAACCCGGTGCTGCCGCTGTTCGCCGCGCACCTGGGGGCCGGGCCGGAAGGCGTGGGGCTTGTGTCCGCGCTCTCGCCCCTGGCCGGGGTGCTGGTGGGCATTCCCGGCGGCCTGTGCTCGGACCGCTTCGGCAGGCGGCGCATGCTGCTGGCCTCCTCGCTGATATTTGCAAGCGCGCCGTTCGCCTACCTGCTGGTGTCTGGCGTGTGGGGGCTGGCCCTGGCCCGGTTTTACCACGGGCTGGCCACGGGGATCTTCATGCCCGTGGCCCAGGCGGCGGTGGCCGACGCCTTCGACGCGGCGCGCGGCGAGAAGCTGGGCACGTTTTCCTCGGCCACGCTGGCCGGGCGCTTCGTGGCCCCGATGCTTGGCGGCGCGGCCCTGTGGATGGGCTATTCCGGCGTGTACGTCCTGTGCGGGCTGGCCGGGATAGGTGCGATGCTGCTGGCCTGGAAGCTGCCGAATTTCGAGGGGCAAGAGCGCGGGGCGCAGAAGTGCCGTCCCCCGTTTCGAGACAGCCTGCGCGAGCTGCTGGCCAGCCGGGGCATCCTGGCCGGATGCCTGCTGGAGGCCGGGATACTGTTCGCCTACGGCAGCTTCGAGGCGTTCTTACCCATCGTCTCGCAGGAACGGGGACACCCGGCCTGGCTGACCGGTGCGCTGTTTTCGGCCCAGGTGGTCACCGTGGCCCTGACCAAGCCCTTTTTCGGACGCTTATCCGACCGCCACGGACGCATGGGCCAGATGCTCGGCGGCGCGGCTTTGACCGCAGGGGCCTGCGCGGCCATCCCCTTCGCGCCGGGGCTTGGGTCGCTGTTTGCGCTGTCCGTGCTGCTGGGGCTGGCCTTGTCCGTGGCCACCTCGGCCACGTCCGCCTTTGTTGCGGACCTGAGCCGCCGGGAGAACCGGGGCGGGGCCATGGGGCTCCTGGGGTCCATCATGGACGTGGGGCACAGCACCGGCCCGCTGGTCGCGGGATGTGCCGCCGCACTCTTCGGTAGCGCGGGAGCCTTCGCCACGGGCGCAGCCGTGCTGCTGGCCGTGGCAGCCTGGGTCTGGGCCGGGCCTGGACGCATGAAAACCTGA
- a CDS encoding HDIG domain-containing metalloprotein → MLHDIDPTDVQLLRAQGMNDEDIEHSVAVAELALEIAHRVNVPLDMELVGRGALFHDLGKAATHAIEHGLIGAEMGAKLGLPPEVCAVMEKHIRGGLTEAEAIEFGLPVKDYGLHRLEERIIIYADRLVDIITEGKVPLRDARDAEERFEEILREYPKYGKNAVTMARYFGYHREIQGLIAVAGNASLPV, encoded by the coding sequence ATGCTTCATGACATCGACCCCACAGACGTACAGCTCCTGCGCGCCCAGGGCATGAACGACGAGGACATCGAGCATTCCGTGGCTGTGGCCGAACTGGCCCTGGAGATCGCCCATCGCGTCAACGTCCCGCTGGACATGGAACTGGTGGGGCGCGGAGCCCTGTTCCATGACCTGGGCAAGGCCGCCACCCACGCCATCGAGCATGGGCTGATCGGCGCGGAGATGGGCGCGAAGCTCGGCCTGCCGCCCGAGGTGTGCGCGGTGATGGAGAAGCACATCCGGGGCGGGTTGACCGAGGCCGAGGCCATCGAGTTCGGCCTGCCGGTCAAGGATTACGGCCTGCACCGCCTGGAGGAGCGCATCATCATCTACGCCGACCGGCTGGTGGACATCATCACCGAAGGCAAGGTCCCCCTGCGCGACGCACGCGACGCCGAGGAGCGCTTCGAGGAGATCCTCCGGGAGTACCCGAAATACGGCAAGAACGCGGTCACCATGGCCCGCTACTTCGGCTACCACCGTGAGATCCAGGGCCTGATCGCGGTGGCTGGGAATGCGTCCCTCCCCGTTTAG